The Tribolium castaneum strain GA2 chromosome 3, icTriCast1.1, whole genome shotgun sequence sequence gtgaagttaaaaaatttttagttaaaataaaaaatagacaaatattcacttaaaaaaataaagtaaaaaaattacctcatTGTAACCCATCATTCCACGCTCCCCTGTATACCTCCCAGCATCCCCTCCTGCCACAATGGGCGCCcccaatttattattactcGCACTAGCGAGTGTGAAACTTCGCCCATAAACCCCAAGTCCTAGAACCAATTTTCCTGGATCAGCCCCTCTCTCAATCCACCCTCGAATGGAAGCATCCACATTGAGTAACTTTTGACTACCCTCAACGTCAATCGAGGAGGCATAAAGTGGGGCATTTTGCCCAGTCACCGACTCCCATGATCCGTGCAAATCGTACGCCATCACATTAATAAAATCGAGATACcttcacacaaaaaaaattacgtcgaAACAAAACCTAATCAACTTACTTGCTCAAAGATGGCACATGGTAAGACAAGTCCACTGAGGGCCCAGCGGCGGCGACAGCCGCCGTCAAAAGCAACCCATGTTGGTCCCAAACCTCCCTAAATTCCTTAATCAAAGTGGCGTAGTTTTGCTAAAACAATTAATTGTTAAACGAAGTCCAAAAATCTGGACTTCGGGTACTATATCAGCAGCTGCGCCCCCACGTTGTCCAGGGTACTCCCAGTCAAGGTCAAACCCATCAAAGCCCCATTTCTGGACCAAATTCAAGGCACTCTTGATGAAAGTGGCCCGTTTGGCGGCGTCAGCCGCCACCTGTGAGTACGTCTCCGAACCCTCATTCCATCCCCCAATTGCGatcaaagttttcaaatttggatttttcacTTTGAGGGCATTTAGCTTAGCTATGGTCCCAGCATCCACGTCCAAATACTCATCCAAGTGTCTCACGTTACCATCGGCTTGCAGCCCAACGAAGGAATAGATGATATGGGTGCACAAATATGGGTCAATATGGTCGACAGTGAAGCGCCCATTGCCCCAGCGATAAGTGGACCACGTCCCCCAATAGCACACCACTTTGTCTAAACTTCggtcaattaaaattttaatgaaatgaattaattaccTGTGGTGGCTGAAACGAGGGCACCGCTGAAATAAACCAGCAAGAAACTCGCTACTAAAGCCTTTGACATTTTCTAATGCGAATATTGGAACAGCACGTGTCTCCTATTTATAAGGGCTTGCTATCTGTTAAATCTTTTATGAGggacaataaatttaattattgcaattGACGATTAATCAGTTTTAAATTAGGTATTTTCCGCACTTTGGTGGAAAAAATCTTAAGCGACCGGGCTACTGTTTATTGGTTTAGTTGAgggagaaaaattttattgcaggATTCTGTTAGTTTAAGGTATCTTAATGTCGTAAAAGTGATCAGTGCtgtattaattttatcaattggGTGCAGATATTGACTCTTTACGGAATGTGCGCGTCTTATcaccatttttattattttggagGAAAATGTAGCTGATATAGAACACGTATTTCGTTTCAatcataattttgaaattttctaaaatggTATGTAATTTGCTACGAAAAAACTTTCttgtagattttttatttatatttatttgtacgtTGCATGTATGAAAATGTGCCACATAAAATCAAgataaaagctaaaaaaaaattaaaacaaaacctGTTAACAGAAACACTAGTTGAGTAGCCATGGCttaattttgcacaaaaaaaaacaaataaattaatagatAATTAcgcaaagaaactaaaacaaaaaaattggattataaaattaaaagaaaaacttgaatagTTCTCAAAAGCTAAAGATGTATGTATGATTTTGCTTTTATACGAAAAAAAGGGTAGTTCTAGAAAAATTTAGAAGaggttgcaaaaataaagctacataaaaactaaaaaaaaacactaaaataaaaaattaaaaaaaatattttggtaatTTAAACAATACTCTTGAAATTACTTaaacagttaaaaatattagattaataaaaatcaaaccttCAATTTTGCACACCATATTGCCTCaagattttttcttattatctcAATATTTCTCTTAAATTTGTCTGATTTCTTCACGATTTTCcctactttttaaaataattttcttaagtATTTCTccaatttcttcaattttttacaccGATTTTGTCTGTAGTTTATTCCTATAGAATTAAAATAtacaatcaaaaaaaaaaacagatataTTTATAAAGTAACTAAAGTAAGCGACTTTTCATATTAGATTTGTCACAATTTGAATGAACaatattctaaaaaattgtaaaagaaaCAAAATCATACTGAAATGATCTAGAAACtggataaaaaaatgtgcgaTGTTGGTACAACAAATCATTTCAAAAgtttctagaatttttaaatctaatttatttaatcaatCAAAGCGCCATAAAACTAATCAGACAATAAACTAATTTGTTTCATACTAAAACAAAGCACTGTTGTAGGAAAACATTGATATTTGCTTAGTATTACTTCTAAATCCTCTAAGGATTAAAAGAGTTTTGACTTTTCATTTAAGGAAAACAAATCATTACATAACACTATTGTCTTCTAGTTTCGTTTCGAGAAATGCGCCAAAATTGGTACTAATACAGTTAATAAAAACCCAAATAAACGTATTAAAATTATCATTCTTCCTCTACCACGAAACGGATTAATTTTATGACGTCCTGTGTACAAAccgattaaaatttacaaacacaCTTATTTAAAACGAACTCTCATCATGCAAGACCAACAGTTTAGAAACGTGAAGTCGCAGGTacgttcatttttttaatttttaacaattcatttaaatgaaaaaattcaagggttttattttcaaaatgatgCTTAAAGGCCTCGCCCTCCTCAGCATCCTTGGAATTGTCTCAGCTGCGACCAGTAACAAGCACCAATCAGCTAAAACCCTCCATAAAATTTATACTTGTAGATAAAGTGGTCTGTTATCACGGAATATGGTCCACTTATCGGCTCAACAACGGCAAATTCACAGTCGAAGACATCGATCCAACTCTTTGCACCCATTTAATTTACTCTTTTGTTGGATTAGGAGACGATAGTCGGATTAAACACCTTGAACCGAATCTGGACGTCAATCAaggcaatttaaaaaaattcaatgctttgaaattgaaaaacccaaatttgaaaactttggttgCGATTGGTGGCTGGAATGAAGGATCTGTAAACTACTCCAAAATGGCGGCGAGTTCCAGTTTAAGAGCCGTCTTCATCAAGAGTGTGGTGGAGTTTGTCAAGACATGGGGGTTTGACGGGTTTGACCTTGACTGGGAGTATCCAGGGCAACGGGGCGGAGCTTATAATGATAAAGTAATTAACcccacttttgacagttttgaaCTGTCACTTTGACAATTTTAAACTGTCACTTGTCAAATCACTTTCAGAGCAATTATGTCACTCTGATCAAGGAAATGCGCAAggaatttgacaaaaatgggTTGATTTTAACCGCCGCTGTGGCCGCCGCCAGCGGTTCCGTTGACATTTCCTATGACGTCCCCGCTTTGTCTAAATATCTGGATATTATCAATGTTATGGCTTATGACCTGAGAGGGTCGTGGGATGGGGTTACGGGTCACCATTCCGGGTTGTACCCATCGGCGGTGGACACCACCACCAACCAGAAACTGTTGACAGTGGATGCCGCCATCCGGGGGTGGATTCAAAGGGGGGCTGATCCGCAAAAAATCGCTTTAGGGTTGCCTGTTTACGGCAAAACATTCACACTTTCGAGTGCGAGTAATGCGAAACTGGGGGCTCCGGTCAAGGGGGCTGGGAATTCGGGGAAGTACACGGGGGAGGCGGGAATGTTGGGATACAATGAGGTGGTTAaataatacacaaaaaaatattttaatgcaTAATTTTAGATCGTCGAGTTGCAGAAAGAGGGTGGATGGAAGGTTGTGTGGGACGACACCCAGAAAAACACCCATATGTATAAAGGGGACCAATGGGTTGCATTTGACAGTCCGAAAGCAATTTCTAACAAagtattttgtatatttttatttcaataaaataaaatttaatttcaaggTCGAGTATGCCAAGTCCTTGAATCTAGGAGGTGTGATGATTTGGTCCATTGAAACCGACGACTTTAGAGGCGTCAGTGGTACCAAGTACCCCATCCTCAAGGCCATACACCAAACACTTGGAGTTCGTATctcgattttttcgtttttttttgctaattttttttatttttttattttttgatgttttcgttttttttatttagggtTCTAGCAATGAAATTGTGGAACCTGTTCCCCAACCCGTCGAAGAAGTGACCCAGAAACCATCCTCGACCAAAGCACCAGCACCCCCATCTCGCGATTTGACTACAACTCTTTGTACTAAAGCTGGTTATGTCCGAGATCCAGATGATTGTTCCATCTTTTACTATTGTTTGGCTTACAATGGAGGTTTTGTTCCTTTGGAACAGAGATGTAACGCCGGGTTGGTGTTTGATGAGGAAAAATTGTGGTGTGATTATCCCGAAGTTGTAAAGTGTTGAATGATTTTGgtgaaataaattcaaaattgcagtaaaagtgttttattgtaaatttcCTATACAACGCatgataaatacaaaattaactAAACTTACAAACTAGTTTTAACGCCAGTGCATCACTAaattacccaaaaaaatatttttaaaaaaataatgttagttgaaaaatggtggaggcgccgggttaattgcattaaaaaattcataacttaaaaactataagttctagagcaaaacggtttgtgcCAAcgtattttgcaatttatttcaCGTGTTATACTAATTTGGTGCAACCTTTGATTATTTAGAAacttatttgtaaaaattattttaaattaaaaaagtttataactcaaaaactaagagttcaagagcaaaacggtt is a genomic window containing:
- the Cht8 gene encoding chitinase 8 precursor, which translates into the protein MSKALVASFLLVYFSGALVSATTDKVVCYWGTWSTYRWGNGRFTVDHIDPYLCTHIIYSFVGLQADGNVRHLDEYLDVDAGTIAKLNALKVKNPNLKTLIAIGGWNEGSETYSQVAADAAKRATFIKSALNLVQKWGFDGFDLDWEYPGQRGGAAADIQNYATLIKEFREVWDQHGLLLTAAVAAAGPSVDLSYHVPSLSKYLDFINVMAYDLHGSWESVTGQNAPLYASSIDVEGSQKLLNVDASIRGWIERGADPGKLVLGLGVYGRSFTLASASNNKLGAPIVAGGDAGRYTGERGMMGYNEIVEAQNAGGWTTVWDDEQKTPYMYKGNQWVGYDNPKSIAIKVQYAKSLNLAGVMIWSIETDDFNGLSGTKYQILNAINAALKSDEIPPEPVPTPEPQPTQTTESEPTQASEQPTESSTTQKPQTTKTPESGNESDGVCTKEGIVRDPSDCSVYYTCVSDGSKLVSIQRKCNHGLVYDLELNICNYPQVVQC
- the Cht4 gene encoding chitinase 4 precursor, coding for MMLKGLALLSILGIVSAATNKVVCYHGIWSTYRLNNGKFTVEDIDPTLCTHLIYSFVGLGDDSRIKHLEPNLDVNQGNLKKFNALKLKNPNLKTLVAIGGWNEGSVNYSKMAASSSLRAVFIKSVVEFVKTWGFDGFDLDWEYPGQRGGAYNDKSNYVTLIKEMRKEFDKNGLILTAAVAAASGSVDISYDVPALSKYLDIINVMAYDLRGSWDGVTGHHSGLYPSAVDTTTNQKLLTVDAAIRGWIQRGADPQKIALGLPVYGKTFTLSSASNAKLGAPVKGAGNSGKYTGEAGMLGYNEIVELQKEGGWKVVWDDTQKNTHMYKGDQWVAFDSPKAISNKVEYAKSLNLGGVMIWSIETDDFRGVSGTKYPILKAIHQTLGGSSNEIVEPVPQPVEEVTQKPSSTKAPAPPSRDLTTTLCTKAGYVRDPDDCSIFYYCLAYNGGFVPLEQRCNAGLVFDEEKLWCDYPEVVKC